The Methyloceanibacter sp. wino2 nucleotide sequence CTTCGGCGCGGGCGCACCTTCCGGGCGCCGCCAGACCGCGGCCACGTATTTCACCGGCCCGAGCGGGGCGACCACGAACGACCCGGGATGGACCTGCACCCCGTCGGGCACCAGGTAATCATATGGCGCGGGCAGTGCGAGCGGCACCAGCACCGGTACCGTGTCGGGGGCCTCCTCGGGGATCAGCAGTTTCTGGTCTGGTTCGGACTTGGCCAAGATCGGGCGTTTCTGTTGGGGCTCGCCAGTGGGGTTAGCGGGGGTTTAACGACTCACTCCGCCATAGTAGCGCCTGTGCTATTTTGGGGGAGCGTGATGGCTTCGAAACCGCAAGAGAGGGCCTATCAGGGCCTCGCGGCGATCGGAACGGCGCCGGATGTGGCCGCCGCCGTCGAGGCTTGGCTTGCCTATCTCACCACCGAGCGCGATCTCGCCGCCCATACGGTCGAGGCCTATACCCGCGATCTCGGACAGTTTCTGTTCTTTCTCGGCCAGCATTTCGGCGGGACGCCCGACATGGCGGCGCTGCTGGCGGTATCGGCCCGCGACGTGCGGTCTTTCCTCGCCTATCGGCGTAGCCAGGATGTCGGGAGCCGCAGTCTCTCCAGGTCCTTGAGCGCACTGCGCATGTTCTTCCAGTTCCTCGAGCGGCGCGGCTACGGCAAGAACGATGCGGTTCGGGCCGTGTCCATGCCGAAGCTGCCCCATGCAGTGCCGAAGCCTCTGCCCGAGGAGAAGGCGACCGCGTTGATGGAAGGAGCCGACATCGCCGCGCCCGACGCACCCGAATGGACGCTCGCCCGCGATACCGCGGTGCTGACGCTGCTGTACGGGTCGGGCCTGCGCATTTCCGAGGCGCTGGGCCTCCAAGTCTGTGACGCGCCGATCAAGGGCCGCGACACGCTTCGCGTGACGGGTAAGGGCAACAAGACCCGTGTCGTGCCGGTGCTGCCGGTCGCGCGCGCGGCGGTCGAGCGCTATCTCGATCTGTGTCCCAAGAAGCTGGGCCCCAACGATCCGCTCTTCATCGGCGTACGCGGCAAGAGACTCAGTCCACGGATCATCCAGCTCCGGTTGGAGAAAGCTCGCGCCGCGCTGGGACTTCCCGCTACCGCGACCCCGCACGCGCTGCGCCATTCCTTCGCGACGCATCTGCTGGGCGCGGGCGCCGACTTGCGTGCGATCCAGGAGTTGCTCGGCCACGCCAGCCTGTCGACCACCCAAGGCTACACGGAGGTCGACCGCGCGCATCTCTTGAAGGCCTACGAGAGCGCCCACCCCCGGGCCTGAGTTCGCGCGTCTCCGGAAAACCGTGCTCCTGACACCTCACGACGGCGGTCGCAGGCCGTCCACCAAAACCGCATGAGACCGCGGATTTTTCTATTCTGCCATTGCGATACTGACTAGTCAGTCATATTTGTAGAGATACCCGGCGTCGTGCGGACGCATCGGAACGATGGGCCGGAAGCTTTCCGGAAAGGCGGCATGGCATGGCCAAGAGCAACCAGACGAAGTCCAAGGAAGAGACCGGCGCATCGCGCGGGCGCAAAGGCGACCGCGCGGACGAGATCGTGACGGCGGCCTTCGAGGAGTTCACCGTCAAAGGCTATGCGGGCACGCGCTTGGAGGATGTCGCGGCCCGCGCCAAGGTGTCCAAGGGCCTGCCCTATCTCTACTTCAAGACCAAGGAAGAGCTGTTCAAGGCCGTCGTCCGGAGCGTGCTGACGCCGGCGTTCGACGAGATGCGCGACCTCATGCTCGCCTCGGATTTGCCGAGCGAGGACTTTCTCAAGGGACCGTTCCTCGCCTTCCTGCAGGACCTCGTGAAGTCGCGCCGCATGCTGATCGCGCGGCTGCTGATCAGCGAAGGGCATAAGCATCCGGAGCTCACGCGCTTCTACTACGATCATGTCGTCTCGAAGGGCATTGCCGCCCTGCGCGCCTTCATCGACCGGGGCGTTGAGCGCGGCGAATTGAAACCGACAGGCTTGCACGACTTCCCGCAATTGCTGGTGGCGCCGGCGCTGATGGCCGTGATCTGGCGCAGCCTGTTTGAGGCTCATGCCCATCTCGACACCGATGAGTTTCTAAAGACGCACATCAATCTGGTGGCCG carries:
- a CDS encoding TetR/AcrR family transcriptional regulator; translation: MAKSNQTKSKEETGASRGRKGDRADEIVTAAFEEFTVKGYAGTRLEDVAARAKVSKGLPYLYFKTKEELFKAVVRSVLTPAFDEMRDLMLASDLPSEDFLKGPFLAFLQDLVKSRRMLIARLLISEGHKHPELTRFYYDHVVSKGIAALRAFIDRGVERGELKPTGLHDFPQLLVAPALMAVIWRSLFEAHAHLDTDEFLKTHINLVADAITTGNRGHETS
- a CDS encoding tyrosine recombinase XerC; translation: MASKPQERAYQGLAAIGTAPDVAAAVEAWLAYLTTERDLAAHTVEAYTRDLGQFLFFLGQHFGGTPDMAALLAVSARDVRSFLAYRRSQDVGSRSLSRSLSALRMFFQFLERRGYGKNDAVRAVSMPKLPHAVPKPLPEEKATALMEGADIAAPDAPEWTLARDTAVLTLLYGSGLRISEALGLQVCDAPIKGRDTLRVTGKGNKTRVVPVLPVARAAVERYLDLCPKKLGPNDPLFIGVRGKRLSPRIIQLRLEKARAALGLPATATPHALRHSFATHLLGAGADLRAIQELLGHASLSTTQGYTEVDRAHLLKAYESAHPRA